The Triticum aestivum cultivar Chinese Spring chromosome 3A, IWGSC CS RefSeq v2.1, whole genome shotgun sequence genome includes a region encoding these proteins:
- the LOC123063294 gene encoding BTB/POZ and MATH domain-containing protein 1-like, translating to MSTFAGVSVLDGDKPCSCVTSDVGANSVYHLLVVKGYSRIKKELPNGESWCTDLFRVGGHEYSIEYYPNGANPNCADFISLDITRLYDEDVEEGVEAKFSFSLVDDVEKQMLTYIRATRKTRDFRRCDPCWGCDKFMRRDALERSASLKFDCFTIRCDIVVCKDNTPDATGSGTGTEVLMPDIHQHFSNLLQNKVGADVTFEVGGETFAAHRCVLAARSEVFMAQLFGTATPSIIQITDMEAKVFRALLCFIYTDSCPEMEKNSMEEDEMPGVVEQGQVEEVLEDKMSEVEEQTQEEAVEDEILLQWLQDLFVAADRYNLQRLKFICEKQLCEHVGVSSVASTLALAEQHHCHGLKAACLKFIQVLSPSRLQTLMATDGWGHIATTYPSVLYELIAILASNQRK from the coding sequence ATGTCGACGTTCGCCGGCGTATCCGTCCTCGACGGCGACAAGCCGTGCTCTTGCGTAACGTCGGACGTCGGCGCCAACAGCGTGTACCACCTGCTCGTGGTCAAGGGCTACTCTCGTATCAAAAAGGAGTTGCCCAACGGCGAGAGCTGGTGCACTGATTTGTTCAGGGTGGGAGGCCATGAGTATTCCATCGAGTACTATCCTAACGGCGCAAACCCCAACTGTGCCGACTTCATTTCGCTCGATATTACCCGTCTCTACGACGAAGATGTCGAAGAGGGTGTGGAGGCCAAGTTCAGTTTCAGTCTGGTCGATGACGTCGAGAAGCAGATGCTGACGTACATTCGTGCGACTCGTAAAACCCGTGACTTCCGCAGATGTGATCCTTGTTGGGGCTGCGACAAGTTCATGAGAAGAGATGCCCTTGAGCGATCAGCCAGTCTAAAGTTTGATTGTTTCACCATCAGGTGTGATATTGTGGTGTGCAAGGACAACACCCCAGATGCCACTGGCTCAGGCACCGGCACCGAGGTTCTCATGCCTGACATACACCAACATTTTAGCAACCTCCTTCAGAATAAGGTGGGTGCTGATGTGACATTCGAGGTCGGCGGCGAGACATTTGCTGCACACCGGTGTGTGCTCGCTGCCAGGTCTGAAGTGTTCATGGCGCAGCTCTTTGGCACCGCGACGCCCAGCATCATACAGATCACAGATATGGAAGCAAAAGTGTTCAGGGCTTTGCTTTGCTTCATCTACACAGACTCGTGTCCTGAGATGGAGAAGAACAGCATGGAGGAGGATGAAATGCCAGGAGTTGTGGAACAAGGACAAGTAGAGGAAGTACTGGAGGATAAAATGTCAGAAGTTGAGGAACAAACACAAGAAGAGGCGGTAGAGGATGAAATTCTTCTGCAATGGCTGCAGGACTTGTTTGTGGCGGCAGACAGATACAATCTCCAGCGGCTCAAGTTCATCTGTGAAAAGCAGTTGTGTGAGCATGTAGGTGTGAGCTCCGTGGCGTCCACTCTTGCTCTAGCCGAGCAGCACCACTGCCATGGATTGAAGGCGGCGTGCTTGAAGTTTATCCAAGTCCTATCTCCCTCGCGTTTGCAGACACTAATGGCAACTGATGGATGGGGGCATATAGCAACGACATACCCCTCTGTTTTGTACGAGCTCATTGCCATCCTTGCGTCAAACCAGCGGAAATGA